The window GATCGCCTCGACGGGGGTGCCTACGCGATCGACGGCGGCGTCGCCATCTCGACGGTCAACGAGACGCTCGGAACGGATTTCGAGCGTACGGAGTTCGAAACCGTCGGCGGGCTGGTTCTCGAACGGCTGAACCGGGTGCCCGAGGCGGGCGATACGGTCTCGGCGGACGGCTACCGACTCACCGCCGAGGAGGTCGAGGGCACACGGATCTCGACGGTCGTGGTTCGCAAGGAGAAAGCCGAGGAACGATCGGAACCCTCGGAGTGAACTGATACGATACGCTATCGCAACTGCTCGCGTGAGTGCTCGTAAAACTATGCGTGGCTGGGATTTGAACCCGGTCGTTCGCTCACTTCGTTCGCTTCACTCCTGCTCGAATCCCACCGGAGGACGATTCTGCTTCACGCGAGAACGTGCTCGCAACACGGCAAGCCGGCTGCTCGCGGTTTTGCGTTCAGCAAGAATGCGCTGGCTGGGATTTGAACCCAGGTTGTGACCATGGCAAGGTCACGTGATACCACTACACTACCAGCGCCCTGTTGCATTTTCGGGTATTCCGGTAAGGAGTATAAGGCTTCCGAATCGAGGGCAAATCCTCTCGATTCGAACTCCCGGGATCGTTCCTCTAGAGCGTGTGAAACCCACACATTCGTCGGATGAAACGCTACTCTTTTAGGGTCTGATACGGTAGCTTCGCCACAGTCTAGTGCCACGGCGAGAAAGCGGCTGGCATGACCGTCAGCATACTCGTGCCGTCATCCGTGGTCCGGGAGGCCGAGGACAAACGCGAGGCGACTCGCAAACTCGGCTACGTCGCCCGCGCGGCGACCGTCTTCCGGGCCGACCGCCTGTCGATCTTCCCCGATTCGGACGGGGAGCGCAGGTGGGGTGGCGGGTTCGTCGAAACCGTACTGCGGTACGCCACGACGGCCCCCTACCTCCGAACCGAGGTATGGGGGATGCGCGACGAACTGGAGTATGTCGGGGTCTTGCCCCCGCTTCTGGCCGTGTCACGGACCGGCTCCGGATCGAACGATTCGGGGTCGTTAAGACAGGGACTCGTGACCGAGGTCGGATCTGAAGGGCGCGTACGGGTCAATTGCGGACTGCAACACCCACTCTCCCTCATTACGCCTCCCGGAATGGAGGTCGAGGAGGGGGAACGCGTGACCGTCAGAATATCTTCGCGACGACCGGTCCGTGCGAAACTCACGGAGGAGCCAGCGGGGCTTTCCGTCGAGCGCACGGACCTCGCGGCAGCGCTTGGCCGCCCCGACGCGGGCGTCCGGATCGCGACTTCTCGCTTCGGCGAGGAGCTCTCGATCGGGCGTCTGCCGGGGCTCTCGGAACGGATCGAGGACGACGGAACCACCGTCGCGTTCGGTTCCCCGGGCCGTGGGCTGCCGGAGATACTCAACGTGGACGCCGAATCCGTCGGCAGCGGGCCGACGGGAGCCGTCGAACCCGAGTCGGACGCACCCGATCGGTTCGACCTTTGGCTCAACACGATCCCACACCAGGGCAGCGAGACGGTGCGAACCGAAGAGGCGATGTTCGCGTCGCTCGCCTGCCTGACACTCACGGAGTGAGACAATGCCACAACCAAGCAGACCACGCAAAGGCTCGTTAGGGTTCGGCCCACGGACGCGCGCAACCAGCGAGGTGCCGCGCTTTAACTCGTGGCCGGACGACGACGGACAGCCAGCGCTGCAGGGATTCGCCGGCTACAAGGCCGGTATGAGCCACGTGGTGATGGTCAACGACGAGGGCAACTCGCCGCTCGAA is drawn from Halalkalicoccus subterraneus and contains these coding sequences:
- a CDS encoding putative RNA uridine N3 methyltransferase, which produces MTVSILVPSSVVREAEDKREATRKLGYVARAATVFRADRLSIFPDSDGERRWGGGFVETVLRYATTAPYLRTEVWGMRDELEYVGVLPPLLAVSRTGSGSNDSGSLRQGLVTEVGSEGRVRVNCGLQHPLSLITPPGMEVEEGERVTVRISSRRPVRAKLTEEPAGLSVERTDLAAALGRPDAGVRIATSRFGEELSIGRLPGLSERIEDDGTTVAFGSPGRGLPEILNVDAESVGSGPTGAVEPESDAPDRFDLWLNTIPHQGSETVRTEEAMFASLACLTLTE